TCAACGTACATCTCTGAGAATTTAATATCTTTATAGCGAGAAGCGACTTCTCTACAAGTTTCGACGAATAGTCCACAGGTCTTTCTCATTACATTCGCTTTATGTACACATACTACACTACGCTTACGATTTCTTAACTCGGCCAATCGAAAGGCCTGTTCAGCGATTCTTCGAGAGGCATTCCTACTTATAACACGTAAAGCTATAGCAACATCGCCCAGCTGAAATTCCAATCCTTTATAAAGATCTTCAGTATTCTCCCTCACTATCACAAAATCGATATCACCCTTCATACAGTTTGTGTGTAGATAACATTTTATTGGTCTTAAATTCACATATAGGTCGAGCATCTGTCTTAAAACGACGATCGTATCCATAGCCGTCTCACCAATGGGCCCTTTTAGACACGCATCAGAACCTTTTACAATAGAGATCGTCTCTTCAGGTAGCGCATGTCCAGTCTTCTTTAAGCAGGAATCGCCTGCCTCAGCAAATGTGAATTGGAATTTGAGCCCGAGCTTATCATGGACCTTCTCTAAAACATTTAAAGTGGCATCGACGATTTCAGGACCTATACCATCGCCCTTTATCACACATATCTTATATATACTCATCAGAATCACCCTATGAAGTATTTTAAATCATTGAGATTTTATAGAAGAAGAGAATTTTCTTCTCAAAAGGATCCTATTTATCCCTTCGATCATCGCATCTACACTAGCTACTACAATATCCTCGCCAGTCGCACGAGCAGCCGCGATATTTCCATCCCTATCTTCCACTTTGACCAACACATCAGCCAGAGCATCTGAACCACCGGTGATAGCCTCCAATCTATACTCCTTTAATCGAATACTCGCCAAATTATCCGTAATCTTCTGAATCGCTTTCATCGCCGAATCTACGGGGCCTACGCCCGTTTCTGCAGCAACGTAGACCTTACCATCGATTTCTAACTTTACCGAAGCGGTAGGAACGACCTTTATACCGGTAATTACGCCCAAATCTATAAGCTTAACGATCCTCTCTTCTTCCTTTATCTTCTCACATACTGAGCTCGCTATAGCCAATAGATCTGCATCGCTCAACCTTTTACCCTTATCACCGAGCTCCTTCACCCTTCTTACAATCTCTTTTAATTGCTCATCTGTAGGATGAATTCCGAGCTCTTCCAACTGTGCACGTATACCATGAGTCCCAGAATGCTTACCCGCCTGAAGCCATCTACGCCTACCTACGAGCTCCGGATCGAATGGCTCATACGTTAATGGGTGTGATAGTATTCCATGGGTATGAATACCCGATTCATGGCCGAAGGCATTTTCGCCCACGATCGCTTTATTGGGTTGGACTACGATGCCCATCATTCTCGATACCATACGTGATGTTTCATAGATAAGTCGTGTGTTGATTCTGGTCTTCTTACCATAGAGGCAATGTAGAGCCATCACAACTTCTTCTAGTGCAGCATTGCCCGCACGTTCACCGACACCATTGATGGTAAGGTGAGCCTGTGTAGCTCCAGCTTCGATACCAGCTAATGTATTTGCAAC
The nucleotide sequence above comes from Nitrososphaerales archaeon. Encoded proteins:
- a CDS encoding isocitrate/isopropylmalate dehydrogenase family protein is translated as MSIYKICVIKGDGIGPEIVDATLNVLEKVHDKLGLKFQFTFAEAGDSCLKKTGHALPEETISIVKGSDACLKGPIGETAMDTIVVLRQMLDLYVNLRPIKCYLHTNCMKGDIDFVIVRENTEDLYKGLEFQLGDVAIALRVISRNASRRIAEQAFRLAELRNRKRSVVCVHKANVMRKTCGLFVETCREVASRYKDIKFSEMYVDAAAMNLIRRPEDFDVILTTNMFGDILSDEAAQLVGGLGMAPSANIGDRFAIFEPVHGSAPDIAGKGIANPISMILSAKMMLEWLANTRNDPLCNKGAFLIENGVKRTLEKGIKTIDLGGSSRTQDFTSALINEITNIPI
- a CDS encoding 2-isopropylmalate synthase, translated to MNQDGPFIRIFDTTLRDGEQTPGVSLTPQQKLEIAKQLDRLGVDTIEAGFPITSQGEVESVKLIAKAGLNAEICGLARVEKKDIDLAIDCGVSCIHTFIATSDTHLKYKLKITREDALQKAVEAVEYIKSHGLTVEFSAEDATRSDPEFLIKIFKAVTDAGADRIDIPDTVGVATPTKIAELVKLVKAHCNVPISLHCHNDFGLAVANTLAGIEAGATQAHLTINGVGERAGNAALEEVVMALHCLYGKKTRINTRLIYETSRMVSRMMGIVVQPNKAIVGENAFGHESGIHTHGILSHPLTYEPFDPELVGRRRWLQAGKHSGTHGIRAQLEELGIHPTDEQLKEIVRRVKELGDKGKRLSDADLLAIASSVCEKIKEEERIVKLIDLGVITGIKVVPTASVKLEIDGKVYVAAETGVGPVDSAMKAIQKITDNLASIRLKEYRLEAITGGSDALADVLVKVEDRDGNIAAARATGEDIVVASVDAMIEGINRILLRRKFSSSIKSQ